Proteins from one Gossypium raimondii isolate GPD5lz chromosome 8, ASM2569854v1, whole genome shotgun sequence genomic window:
- the LOC105790570 gene encoding pentatricopeptide repeat-containing protein At1g63330 isoform X1 produces MGIWSYSKLCFLQSGLLRQIVVHHKKRLLRVYYASSSALLMEDHDFDCIPKVESDNNEVGEVQVPEKRFKFCRNPSLFPIVVRVFKSLNWCAARKISFHNAVKMYGFDHSIYAFRIIIHIFAMTGMQMEAHALLRDIVCYCEGVKIDVFELLPYLLDSPEHVHRSTSVFNVLIKVFASNLMLGNAVDVFLEVKTIGIELSIMSCNFLLKCLLEANRGDIMRMMFEEMKNSGPSPNVYTYTIMMNFYCKGYYGRGADIEQATKLKEEMEIDGINPSVVTYSTYICGICRVGHVEFALDVIRDLRSGNKPINSFCYNAVIYGFCQKGEPYEASKVLEEMRSCGILPDVHSYSILIDGFCKRGDFVKVFHFIDEMKHNDMKPSVVTYTSLFDGLCKSGRADVSLKLFRNFCTSGYEFDLVAYSVLLKGLCLQGDLDSAMELFNEMINNGLIPTANSFNRLIHGFCKMGPLDKAWELFNIMLQRGVLPTVFTFNVIVDGYCNAGHLEEALKLINEMHELGIFPNSYTYNGIIKRLCKQSSVEKAWELLPQMLKKDIIHDSPYDIILDGFAKQLNPKKAMMLYTRMLKLGVTPTTYTYTILINLFCQSGNMYEAWKLFMDLLGRGLIPDTIFYTTIIDGFCRVGDMRKAWALFREMPQKGCSPNVVTYTCLINGFCNVHRMDVVNSLISEMKKRDINPDVVTYTALIAGYRRLGNADRALELFTEMIRNDILPDYAAYRHAFT; encoded by the coding sequence TATTATGCTTCCTCATCTGCATTGTTAATGGAAGACCATGACTTTGATTGCATTCCCAAGGTTGAAAGTGATAATAATGAAGTTGGGGAAGTCCAAGTTCCTGAGAAGAGGTTCAAATTTTGTAGAAACCCCAGTCTTTTTCCCATAGTTGTTAGGGTATTTAAATCATTGAATTGGTGTGCAGCAAGGAAAATTAGCTTTCATAATGCTGTAAAGATGTATGGATTTGATCATTCAATATATGCATTTCGGATcattattcatatatttgctATGACAGGGATGCAGATGGAAGCACATGCGTTGCTTAGAGATATTGTTTGTTACTGTGAAGGAGTTAAGATTGATGTGTTTGAATTATTACCATATCTGTTAGATTCACCTGAGCATGTTCATAGATCAACTAGTGTCTTTAATGTGCTCATTAAGGTGTTTGCATCCAATTTGATGCTTGGGAATGCTGTAGATGTTTTCCTGGAGGTTAAAACAATTGGGATTGAACTAAGTATTATGTCATGCAACTTCTTGCTAAAGTGTTTGCTAGAAGCAAATAGAGGGGATATTATGAGAATGATGTTTGAAGAAATGAAGAACTCTGGGCCATCACCTAATGTTTACACCTATACAATTATGATGAACTTTTATTGCAAAGGATATTATGGGAGGGGAGCAGACATCGAACAGGCAACTAAACTTAAGGAGGAGATGGAAATAGATGGAATAAATCCATCTGTTGTAACATACAGTACATATATTTGTGGGATATGTAGAGTTGGTCATGTTGAATTTGCTCTAGATGTCATTCGGGATTTGAGATCTGGAAACAAGCCTATCAATAGCTTCTGTTATAATGCTGTTATTTACGGGTTTTGCCAAAAAGGTGAACCATATGAAGCTTCaaaggttttggaagaaatgaGGAGTTGTGGAATTTTACCGGATGTTCATAGCTATAGCATTTTGATTGATGGGTTTTGTAAAAGAGGTGATTTTGtgaaagtttttcattttattgatGAGATGAAACACAATGACATGAAGCCTTCAGTTGTTACTTATACTTCTCTGTTTGATGGGCTGTGTAAGAGCGGACGGGCAGATGTTTCACTGAAGTTGTTCCGTAATTTTTGTACTTCTGGATATGAGTTTGACCTAGTTGCTTACAGTGTCTTGCTCAAGGGCCTTTGTCTTCAAGGTGATCTGGATTCTGCCATGGAACTTTTTAATGAGATGATCAACAATGGCTTAATTCCTACTGCAAACAGTTTCAACAGGTTGATTCACGGATTCTGTAAGATGGGGCCCTTAGATAAAGCCTGGGAACTTTTCAATATTATGCTGCAAAGGGGTGTCTTACCTACTGTCTTCACTTTCAATGTAATTGTTGACGGGTATTGCAATGCAGGCCATTTGGAGGAAGCTTTGAAACttataaatgaaatgcatgagCTTGGCATTTTTCCTAACTCCTATACGTATAACGGAATTATTAAGAGGCTCTGTAAGCAAAGCAGTGTAGAAAAAGCTTGGGAACTTCTTCCCCAAATGCTTAAGAAGGATATTATTCATGATTCTCCTTATGACATCATATTAGATGGATTTGCTAAACAGTTGAACCCTAAGAAGGCCATGATGCTGTACACTAGAATGTTAAAGCTTGGGGTCACACCAACTActtatacatatacaattcTTATCAACTTATTCTGCCAGAGTGGAAATATGTATGAAGCATGGAAATTGTTTATGGACTTGCTAGGAAGGGGTTTGATTCCTGATACAATTTTTTATACTACTATTATAGATGGATTTTGTAGAGTTGGAGATATGAGGAAGGCTTGGGCTTTATTTAGGGAAATGCCTCAAAAAGGTTGTTCACCCAATGTTGTTACCTACACCTGTCTAATCAATGGATTTTGCAATGTACATCGTATGGATGTGGTAAACTCGTTAATTTCTGAAATGAAAAAACGAGATATCAACCCTGATGTGGTGACTTATACTGCTCTAATTGCTGGGTACCGAAGACTTGGCAATGCTGATAGAGCCCTTGAGTTGTTCACTGAAATGATAAGGAACGATATTTTGCCCGATTATGCTGCTTATAGGCATGCCTTCACATGA
- the LOC105790570 gene encoding pentatricopeptide repeat-containing protein At1g05670, mitochondrial isoform X2 codes for MGMQMEAHALLRDIVCYCEGVKIDVFELLPYLLDSPEHVHRSTSVFNVLIKVFASNLMLGNAVDVFLEVKTIGIELSIMSCNFLLKCLLEANRGDIMRMMFEEMKNSGPSPNVYTYTIMMNFYCKGYYGRGADIEQATKLKEEMEIDGINPSVVTYSTYICGICRVGHVEFALDVIRDLRSGNKPINSFCYNAVIYGFCQKGEPYEASKVLEEMRSCGILPDVHSYSILIDGFCKRGDFVKVFHFIDEMKHNDMKPSVVTYTSLFDGLCKSGRADVSLKLFRNFCTSGYEFDLVAYSVLLKGLCLQGDLDSAMELFNEMINNGLIPTANSFNRLIHGFCKMGPLDKAWELFNIMLQRGVLPTVFTFNVIVDGYCNAGHLEEALKLINEMHELGIFPNSYTYNGIIKRLCKQSSVEKAWELLPQMLKKDIIHDSPYDIILDGFAKQLNPKKAMMLYTRMLKLGVTPTTYTYTILINLFCQSGNMYEAWKLFMDLLGRGLIPDTIFYTTIIDGFCRVGDMRKAWALFREMPQKGCSPNVVTYTCLINGFCNVHRMDVVNSLISEMKKRDINPDVVTYTALIAGYRRLGNADRALELFTEMIRNDILPDYAAYRHAFT; via the coding sequence GGATGCAGATGGAAGCACATGCGTTGCTTAGAGATATTGTTTGTTACTGTGAAGGAGTTAAGATTGATGTGTTTGAATTATTACCATATCTGTTAGATTCACCTGAGCATGTTCATAGATCAACTAGTGTCTTTAATGTGCTCATTAAGGTGTTTGCATCCAATTTGATGCTTGGGAATGCTGTAGATGTTTTCCTGGAGGTTAAAACAATTGGGATTGAACTAAGTATTATGTCATGCAACTTCTTGCTAAAGTGTTTGCTAGAAGCAAATAGAGGGGATATTATGAGAATGATGTTTGAAGAAATGAAGAACTCTGGGCCATCACCTAATGTTTACACCTATACAATTATGATGAACTTTTATTGCAAAGGATATTATGGGAGGGGAGCAGACATCGAACAGGCAACTAAACTTAAGGAGGAGATGGAAATAGATGGAATAAATCCATCTGTTGTAACATACAGTACATATATTTGTGGGATATGTAGAGTTGGTCATGTTGAATTTGCTCTAGATGTCATTCGGGATTTGAGATCTGGAAACAAGCCTATCAATAGCTTCTGTTATAATGCTGTTATTTACGGGTTTTGCCAAAAAGGTGAACCATATGAAGCTTCaaaggttttggaagaaatgaGGAGTTGTGGAATTTTACCGGATGTTCATAGCTATAGCATTTTGATTGATGGGTTTTGTAAAAGAGGTGATTTTGtgaaagtttttcattttattgatGAGATGAAACACAATGACATGAAGCCTTCAGTTGTTACTTATACTTCTCTGTTTGATGGGCTGTGTAAGAGCGGACGGGCAGATGTTTCACTGAAGTTGTTCCGTAATTTTTGTACTTCTGGATATGAGTTTGACCTAGTTGCTTACAGTGTCTTGCTCAAGGGCCTTTGTCTTCAAGGTGATCTGGATTCTGCCATGGAACTTTTTAATGAGATGATCAACAATGGCTTAATTCCTACTGCAAACAGTTTCAACAGGTTGATTCACGGATTCTGTAAGATGGGGCCCTTAGATAAAGCCTGGGAACTTTTCAATATTATGCTGCAAAGGGGTGTCTTACCTACTGTCTTCACTTTCAATGTAATTGTTGACGGGTATTGCAATGCAGGCCATTTGGAGGAAGCTTTGAAACttataaatgaaatgcatgagCTTGGCATTTTTCCTAACTCCTATACGTATAACGGAATTATTAAGAGGCTCTGTAAGCAAAGCAGTGTAGAAAAAGCTTGGGAACTTCTTCCCCAAATGCTTAAGAAGGATATTATTCATGATTCTCCTTATGACATCATATTAGATGGATTTGCTAAACAGTTGAACCCTAAGAAGGCCATGATGCTGTACACTAGAATGTTAAAGCTTGGGGTCACACCAACTActtatacatatacaattcTTATCAACTTATTCTGCCAGAGTGGAAATATGTATGAAGCATGGAAATTGTTTATGGACTTGCTAGGAAGGGGTTTGATTCCTGATACAATTTTTTATACTACTATTATAGATGGATTTTGTAGAGTTGGAGATATGAGGAAGGCTTGGGCTTTATTTAGGGAAATGCCTCAAAAAGGTTGTTCACCCAATGTTGTTACCTACACCTGTCTAATCAATGGATTTTGCAATGTACATCGTATGGATGTGGTAAACTCGTTAATTTCTGAAATGAAAAAACGAGATATCAACCCTGATGTGGTGACTTATACTGCTCTAATTGCTGGGTACCGAAGACTTGGCAATGCTGATAGAGCCCTTGAGTTGTTCACTGAAATGATAAGGAACGATATTTTGCCCGATTATGCTGCTTATAGGCATGCCTTCACATGA